From the genome of Winogradskyella forsetii, one region includes:
- the prmC gene encoding peptide chain release factor N(5)-glutamine methyltransferase, which produces MLLKDLQNIFHKELDAIYGKEEVNSFFYLCTEHYLNVLRIQLTLEPEFTIAKPETETFFTVLEELKQQKPIQYILRETEFYGLPFKVNEHVLIPRPETEELVDLIIKCHSERSEESQIKILDIGTGSGCIAISLAKYLVNAQVYALDVSIEALKVAKENAELNNVKITFIEADILNESAWNLVFKNLELDIVVSNPPYVRELEKQEIKPNVLDNEPHLALFVKDDNPLVFYKAITNFAKENLKENGQLYFEINQYLGKETRQLLDDADFKVVDLIKDLNGNYRMLKGKRN; this is translated from the coding sequence ATGTTATTGAAAGACCTTCAAAATATATTTCATAAAGAACTAGATGCTATTTACGGTAAAGAAGAAGTGAACAGTTTTTTCTACTTGTGTACGGAACATTATCTAAATGTACTAAGAATTCAGTTAACCTTAGAGCCAGAATTCACAATCGCAAAACCTGAAACCGAAACCTTTTTTACGGTTTTGGAAGAATTAAAACAGCAAAAACCCATACAATATATACTAAGGGAAACGGAATTCTATGGATTACCTTTTAAAGTGAATGAGCACGTGCTGATTCCAAGACCTGAAACGGAAGAATTGGTCGATTTAATTATCAAATGTCATTCAGAGCGAAGCGAAGAATCTCAAATTAAGATCTTAGATATCGGAACTGGCTCTGGTTGCATTGCCATTTCATTGGCTAAATATTTGGTAAACGCACAGGTTTATGCTTTAGATGTAAGTATAGAGGCTTTGAAAGTGGCAAAAGAAAATGCTGAGCTCAATAACGTAAAAATCACATTTATTGAAGCTGATATTTTGAACGAATCTGCTTGGAATTTAGTTTTTAAAAATTTGGAACTTGATATCGTAGTGTCTAATCCGCCTTATGTCAGGGAACTGGAAAAGCAAGAGATAAAACCTAACGTTTTGGATAACGAACCACATTTGGCGTTGTTTGTAAAAGATGATAATCCATTAGTATTTTATAAAGCGATTACCAACTTTGCTAAGGAAAATCTAAAAGAAAACGGTCAGTTATATTTTGAAATTAATCAATATCTTGGAAAAGAAACCAGGCAGTTATTA
- a CDS encoding GNAT family N-acetyltransferase: MRKDTIVIREIEAKDNPKIAKAIRSVLVEMGAPKVGTAYEDTALDRMTETYGASNKIYFVVEKNDDIIGGAGIAPLDHYDGNVCELQKMYFMPKARGKGLGTEMMEKCLEFAKQTGFDQCYLETLPYMDDARKLYRKVGFESIEKPMGNTGHYSCTVWMLKDL, translated from the coding sequence GTGCGTAAAGATACTATTGTTATTCGAGAAATTGAAGCTAAGGACAACCCTAAAATTGCCAAGGCCATTCGTTCGGTTTTAGTGGAAATGGGAGCGCCAAAAGTTGGAACTGCTTATGAAGATACCGCTTTAGATCGCATGACGGAAACTTATGGCGCATCTAATAAGATTTATTTTGTAGTGGAAAAGAATGATGATATTATTGGAGGCGCAGGAATTGCGCCTTTAGATCATTACGATGGTAATGTGTGCGAATTGCAAAAAATGTATTTTATGCCAAAAGCTAGGGGAAAAGGTTTGGGAACTGAAATGATGGAAAAATGTCTTGAATTTGCCAAGCAAACTGGTTTTGACCAATGTTATTTAGAAACCTTACCCTATATGGACGATGCACGTAAATTATATAGAAAAGTAGGTTTTGAAAGTATTGAGAAGCCCATGGGAAATACGGGTCATTATTCCTGTACGGTTTGGATGCTAAAAGATTTGTGA
- a CDS encoding LEA type 2 family protein: protein MFKRFLMFFLTFTVLFNCSVTEKPEFLKLDNIQVVDSNSKNITLKADAFFLNKNDIGGTLKTDDLKVYINDLQVASVISDEFDVPKRENFTIPLTVNVPTDSIISDKNLGSLLGSLLSQSLKVHYKGEIKYKIMGYSSTYTVDEIQDVKLKL, encoded by the coding sequence ATGTTTAAAAGATTCTTAATGTTTTTCCTAACTTTTACAGTACTTTTCAACTGTTCGGTAACCGAAAAACCCGAATTTCTTAAACTCGATAACATTCAAGTCGTTGACTCTAACTCTAAAAACATTACCCTTAAAGCAGATGCTTTTTTTCTAAATAAAAATGATATTGGCGGCACTTTAAAAACGGATGATTTAAAAGTTTACATCAATGATTTGCAGGTGGCTTCTGTGATTTCAGATGAATTCGATGTCCCAAAAAGAGAAAATTTCACAATTCCACTCACTGTAAACGTACCAACCGATAGTATAATCTCTGATAAAAACCTGGGAAGTTTATTAGGCAGTTTACTTTCCCAAAGTCTAAAAGTGCATTACAAAGGTGAAATAAAATATAAGATTATGGGTTATTCCTCAACCTACACAGTTGATGAAATCCAGGATGTAAAACTAAAACTCTAA
- the ribD gene encoding bifunctional diaminohydroxyphosphoribosylaminopyrimidine deaminase/5-amino-6-(5-phosphoribosylamino)uracil reductase RibD, which translates to MTTHENYIKRCLEIAKNGLGSTRPNPMVGAVIVYMDSIIGEGFTSEYGGHHAEVNAINSVKDKTLLAKGTLYVTLEPCSHFGKTPPCSDLIIAHKIPNVVIGCVDDNPEVSGKGIAKLEASGCHVIVGVLEEACKNHHKRFFTYHNKKRPYIILKWAETADGFMAPIHKDEKKPVWITNNYSRQLVHKWRAEEQAILVGTNTVIEDNPSLTVRDWTGHNPIRVVLDKNLKLGKDYKVFDNEAETIVLSSKLEARSMKNIEERQMTEVGRCNNCNLEFIDWNLKNSIAKQIVATLYKRNINSVIIEGGAKMLQTFIDENLWDEARVFKGLVEFDEGVKAPKLKGRLISETRILDDKLKILRP; encoded by the coding sequence TTGACAACCCACGAAAACTACATAAAGCGCTGTTTGGAAATTGCCAAAAACGGATTGGGAAGCACAAGGCCTAACCCTATGGTTGGTGCTGTGATTGTTTACATGGATTCGATTATTGGCGAAGGGTTTACCAGTGAATATGGTGGCCATCATGCCGAAGTGAATGCCATAAATTCAGTGAAGGACAAAACGCTTTTAGCAAAAGGCACGCTTTACGTTACACTGGAACCTTGTAGTCATTTTGGAAAAACACCACCTTGTAGCGATTTAATTATAGCACATAAAATTCCGAATGTAGTTATTGGCTGTGTGGACGATAATCCTGAAGTTTCCGGAAAAGGGATCGCTAAACTCGAAGCTTCAGGTTGCCATGTGATTGTTGGCGTTTTGGAAGAAGCATGTAAAAATCACCACAAACGTTTTTTTACCTATCACAATAAAAAGCGTCCTTATATTATATTGAAATGGGCGGAAACTGCTGATGGATTTATGGCACCAATTCATAAGGACGAAAAAAAGCCGGTTTGGATTACCAACAATTACTCGCGCCAACTAGTGCATAAGTGGCGCGCTGAAGAACAAGCGATTTTAGTGGGAACTAATACAGTTATTGAAGACAATCCTAGTTTAACGGTTAGGGACTGGACAGGTCACAATCCAATCAGAGTGGTTTTAGATAAGAATTTAAAGTTGGGTAAAGATTATAAGGTGTTTGATAATGAAGCTGAAACGATTGTTTTAAGCTCGAAGTTGGAAGCACGAAGCATGAAAAATATTGAAGAAAGACAAATGACCGAAGTCGGAAGATGCAATAATTGTAATTTGGAATTTATCGATTGGAATTTGAAGAATTCAATTGCAAAACAAATTGTTGCTACTTTATACAAGAGGAATATTAACTCTGTAATTATTGAAGGTGGCGCAAAAATGCTTCAAACGTTTATTGATGAAAATCTTTGGGATGAAGCAAGGGTTTTTAAAGGTCTTGTTGAATTTGATGAAGGTGTAAAAGCACCAAAGCTGAAAGGGCGATTAATTTCGGAAACAAGAATTTTAGATGATAAATTAAAGATACTCAGACCATGA
- a CDS encoding HAD family hydrolase, whose protein sequence is MRLPISWEMNMIKTLIFDFGDVFINLDKQGAMKNALELFQLETFEADMIKTNELYEVGKISTSEFIQFYNAKFSDLRETDIIEAWNYILKDFPEHRFEFIKNLALQKDYKLMLLSNTNNMHIDFIKQKIPFFNEFQDCFDVFYLSQEINLRKPNRDIFEFVLKENNLIANECLFIDDTKANTDTADAMGFHTWNIDETSEDVVTLFETKKELF, encoded by the coding sequence ATGAGACTCCCAATTTCTTGGGAAATGAATATGATTAAAACACTGATTTTCGATTTTGGCGATGTGTTTATCAACTTGGATAAACAAGGTGCGATGAAAAACGCTTTGGAATTATTTCAACTTGAAACTTTTGAAGCGGATATGATAAAAACTAATGAACTATATGAGGTTGGAAAGATTTCAACTTCAGAATTCATTCAATTTTATAACGCTAAATTTTCAGACCTGAGAGAAACCGATATTATTGAGGCTTGGAATTATATCCTTAAAGATTTTCCAGAACATAGATTTGAATTCATTAAAAACTTAGCACTTCAAAAGGATTATAAACTCATGTTATTGAGCAATACCAATAATATGCACATTGATTTCATAAAGCAGAAAATTCCATTTTTTAATGAATTTCAAGATTGTTTTGATGTGTTTTATTTGTCCCAAGAAATTAACCTTAGAAAACCAAATAGGGACATTTTTGAATTTGTGCTAAAAGAAAATAACCTTATCGCCAATGAATGTCTTTTTATTGATGACACCAAGGCCAATACGGATACTGCTGACGCCATGGGTTTCCACACTTGGAATATTGATGAAACCTCAGAAGATGTAGTCACACTATTTGAAACCAAAAAAGAGCTCTTTTGA
- a CDS encoding DMT family transporter: MIYLLISILSSTAIFVVFKLLKKYNINTLHAIVVNYFTACFCGYLLYKGKIVPSEIIQSDWFVAAIMLGFLFIAIFNVMALTAQKNGLSVASVASKMSVIIPIVFGIIVFNESVSFQKILGIVIALVAVYLTSVKQKGNIVLTQSIYLPIILFLGSGIIDTSINYFAPNDNIPLFSATIFAMAAIIGVILSTGKALKSKSPYKLNVIPFGIVLGIVNYGSIHFLLMALRVENTESSTLFTINHIGILALSTLIGLVLFKEKISKMNWIGIVLALISILLVTLS; the protein is encoded by the coding sequence TTGATTTATTTACTCATTAGTATTCTATCCTCTACAGCCATTTTTGTAGTATTTAAGTTGTTGAAAAAATATAACATCAACACCTTACACGCTATTGTTGTCAATTATTTTACAGCTTGCTTTTGTGGCTACCTACTTTATAAAGGCAAGATTGTTCCTTCAGAAATCATACAGTCGGATTGGTTTGTGGCAGCCATAATGCTTGGCTTTTTGTTTATTGCCATATTTAATGTCATGGCTTTAACGGCACAGAAAAACGGGCTTTCAGTCGCGTCCGTTGCCAGTAAAATGAGCGTTATTATCCCTATTGTTTTTGGTATTATAGTATTTAATGAAAGTGTTAGTTTTCAAAAAATCTTGGGAATTGTCATTGCCTTAGTTGCTGTTTATTTAACCTCCGTAAAACAAAAAGGAAATATAGTACTAACGCAATCCATTTACCTACCTATTATTCTGTTTTTGGGTTCAGGTATTATAGACACATCGATAAATTATTTTGCGCCAAATGATAACATTCCTCTATTCTCTGCTACTATTTTTGCTATGGCTGCAATAATTGGTGTAATTCTTTCTACGGGAAAAGCACTTAAATCTAAAAGCCCTTATAAACTAAACGTTATTCCTTTTGGAATCGTTTTAGGTATTGTAAACTATGGATCTATCCATTTTTTGCTGATGGCCTTACGCGTTGAAAACACAGAAAGCTCAACCTTATTTACCATTAATCATATTGGGATTTTGGCACTTTCGACATTAATTGGATTAGTGCTGTTTAAAGAAAAAATTTCTAAAATGAACTGGATTGGTATTGTCTTGGCTCTAATTTCAATTCTATTAGTCACATTATCATAA
- a CDS encoding aryl-sulfate sulfotransferase, whose product MKKIVCLLIAFAFNVITAQETIGLIYNDINESKSEGYTLFNPGSDDRVFLINNCGEVFNEWTFSGQTSRQAYLLENGNLLQSSGTHADLRDWSNNIIWSLDLMAVFGFRAHHDIEPLPNGNFLILVRDGYTNIEMFAEGLDTSYLNDTLVLERIIEIEPVGIDSANIVWEWKLFDHLVQEFDSTKPNYGIVANNPQLLDLNYEDGHGSNPIHANAIDYNEELDQIAVSARHLCEVFVIDHSTTTAQAASHTGGIYGKGGDFLWRWGNPEVYGKGTSADKKLGKQHDIKWITEGPHQGKMSVFSNDGYGNDVTASSVHIIDQNDTNGVYSLSSGKFLPDTYFWSWSGTILDEVMHAGAQCGVQIMSNGNALINESDIGRISEIDMQGNVIWVYKIPVGAGNTFNQFEMPIGNGAFRANRYSEDYSGFDGVTFNNTGIIEDINSISDNCVELLSLDNSYFSNLQVYPNPTKDILNFDFNKRIDLIEVYDLSGKTVLSKVDSEFINLENLVNGLYIIKISTHGKSEFFKIMKN is encoded by the coding sequence ATGAAAAAGATAGTATGTCTATTAATCGCCTTTGCTTTTAATGTTATTACAGCACAAGAAACTATAGGCTTGATTTATAATGATATTAATGAGTCTAAGTCAGAGGGTTATACCTTATTTAATCCAGGATCGGATGACAGGGTTTTTCTCATAAATAATTGTGGGGAGGTTTTTAATGAATGGACCTTTTCTGGTCAAACCAGTAGACAGGCTTACTTACTAGAAAACGGAAACTTATTACAAAGTAGTGGAACTCATGCTGATTTAAGAGATTGGAGCAACAATATAATTTGGAGTCTTGATTTAATGGCAGTATTTGGTTTTAGGGCTCATCATGATATCGAACCATTGCCAAATGGAAATTTTTTAATATTAGTTAGAGATGGTTATACTAATATTGAGATGTTCGCAGAAGGCCTAGATACCTCATACCTTAATGATACTTTAGTACTTGAAAGAATTATAGAAATCGAACCTGTTGGGATAGATTCTGCTAACATAGTATGGGAATGGAAACTTTTTGATCATCTAGTACAGGAATTTGATAGTACTAAACCTAATTATGGGATAGTCGCAAATAATCCCCAGTTGTTAGATTTGAATTATGAAGATGGGCATGGCTCGAATCCCATACACGCAAATGCGATTGATTATAACGAAGAATTAGATCAAATTGCGGTTTCTGCGAGACATCTCTGCGAAGTATTTGTAATAGATCATAGTACAACAACGGCTCAAGCAGCATCTCACACTGGCGGAATTTATGGAAAAGGTGGTGATTTTCTTTGGCGATGGGGAAATCCAGAAGTTTATGGCAAAGGTACAAGCGCTGATAAAAAATTGGGCAAACAGCATGATATAAAATGGATTACTGAAGGTCCTCATCAGGGTAAAATGTCAGTATTTAGTAATGATGGTTATGGAAATGATGTTACAGCGTCATCTGTTCATATAATTGACCAAAACGATACCAATGGCGTTTACAGTTTAAGTTCAGGAAAATTTTTACCAGACACTTATTTTTGGTCATGGAGTGGTACAATATTGGATGAAGTGATGCATGCTGGTGCGCAATGTGGTGTACAAATTATGTCTAATGGTAATGCATTAATCAATGAATCTGATATAGGGAGAATATCAGAAATAGATATGCAAGGCAATGTAATTTGGGTTTATAAAATTCCGGTAGGTGCAGGAAATACGTTCAATCAATTTGAAATGCCCATCGGAAATGGAGCATTCAGAGCTAATCGATATTCAGAAGATTATAGCGGTTTTGATGGTGTAACCTTTAATAATACAGGAATTATTGAAGATATTAATTCTATTTCTGATAATTGTGTTGAACTTTTATCTCTCGATAATTCTTATTTTAGCAATTTACAGGTTTATCCAAATCCTACTAAAGACATTTTGAATTTTGATTTTAACAAACGTATAGATCTTATTGAGGTTTACGATTTGTCTGGAAAAACTGTTTTAAGTAAAGTTGATTCTGAATTTATCAATTTAGAAAATTTGGTAAATGGTCTGTACATCATTAAAATTTCTACTCATGGAAAATCTGAGTTTTTTAAGATAATGAAGAATTAA
- a CDS encoding IMPACT family protein, protein MIENDIYKTITKPAQGELFKDKNSKFYGFAFPVTNEEQIKQHLEELKKEHYAARHWCYAYQIGTETIHYRANDDGEPNNSAGMPIYGQIQSFEVTNILIVVIRYYGGVKLGVGGLINAYRTGAQLAMEASKIVERTIKRDYQLKFEYKNMSKVMRLLKENDVEIINQTLELNCLLEISVRKSHSSKVFDMFDQFFGVDIKEL, encoded by the coding sequence ATGATAGAAAACGATATTTATAAAACAATTACAAAACCAGCGCAAGGCGAATTGTTTAAGGACAAAAACAGCAAATTCTATGGTTTTGCATTTCCTGTAACCAACGAAGAGCAAATTAAACAACACCTAGAAGAATTAAAAAAAGAACATTATGCTGCCAGACATTGGTGTTATGCCTACCAGATTGGAACAGAAACCATTCACTATAGAGCAAATGATGACGGCGAACCTAATAACTCTGCAGGAATGCCAATTTACGGACAGATCCAATCTTTTGAAGTAACCAATATCTTAATTGTTGTGATTCGTTATTATGGCGGTGTAAAATTAGGCGTCGGAGGATTAATAAATGCGTACAGAACAGGAGCACAATTAGCCATGGAAGCTTCCAAAATTGTAGAACGAACAATCAAAAGAGACTATCAGCTCAAATTTGAATATAAGAATATGAGCAAAGTTATGCGATTATTGAAAGAAAACGACGTTGAAATCATTAATCAAACTTTAGAATTAAATTGCTTGTTAGAAATATCTGTCAGAAAAAGCCACAGTTCTAAAGTATTTGATATGTTCGATCAATTTTTCGGTGTTGACATCAAAGAATTATAA
- a CDS encoding acyl-CoA thioesterase produces the protein MKFNETKIRVRYGETDQMGVVYHANYAVYFEVGRTEWLREFGLSYSGMEANGIMLPVISLAINYKNSARYDDVLKVKTTLKKMPTASIEFEYELHNQSDVLLATGSTILAFIDVKKNRPTRCPKYLLDQLQKYSL, from the coding sequence ATGAAATTTAACGAAACAAAAATAAGAGTTCGCTATGGCGAGACAGACCAGATGGGAGTTGTGTATCACGCTAATTACGCGGTGTATTTCGAGGTGGGTAGAACTGAGTGGTTACGGGAGTTTGGACTTAGTTACAGTGGGATGGAAGCCAACGGTATTATGCTTCCAGTAATTTCGCTGGCGATAAACTACAAAAATTCAGCACGTTATGATGATGTGCTTAAAGTAAAAACCACACTCAAAAAGATGCCAACTGCTTCGATAGAATTTGAGTATGAATTACATAATCAATCTGATGTTTTATTGGCAACTGGAAGCACAATTTTAGCTTTTATTGATGTAAAGAAGAATAGGCCTACGAGATGTCCAAAATATCTTTTAGACCAACTGCAAAAATATTCGTTATAA
- the dnaA gene encoding chromosomal replication initiator protein DnaA yields the protein MEITAQSVWSNCLAFIKDNIQPQAYKTWFEPIDAVKLSGNALSIQVPSKFFYEWLEEHYVKILKVSLTKELGTDAKLVYVIKMENTYGNKQPFTEKIPSSNRSAVKSQDVDVPFNNKSPELKNPFIIPGIRNVKIESQLNPSYSFENFLEGDSNRLARNAGIAVANKPGGTSFNPLLIFGGVGLGKTHLAHAIGVDIKDKYPEKTVLYISAEKFTQQYIDSVKKNNRNDFIHFYQIIDVLIIDDVQFLSGKTGTQDVFFHIFNHLHQNGKQVILTSDKAPVDMQDIEQRLLSRFKWGLSAELQTPDFETRVSILKNKLYRDGVEMPEDIIEYVAKHIKTNVRELEGAIISLIAQSSFNKKEITINLAKDIVEKFVKNTKREVSIDYIQKVVSDYFQMDVNTLQSKTRKRHIVQARQLAMFFAKKYTKASLASIGSQIGQRDHATVLHACKTVDNLSSTDKQFRKYVEDLSKKLAL from the coding sequence ATGGAGATCACAGCGCAATCTGTATGGAGTAATTGTCTCGCTTTTATAAAAGATAATATACAACCACAAGCCTACAAAACTTGGTTTGAACCTATAGATGCAGTGAAGCTCTCCGGTAATGCTTTAAGTATCCAAGTACCTAGTAAATTTTTCTATGAGTGGCTAGAAGAGCATTATGTAAAAATCTTGAAGGTTTCACTAACTAAAGAGTTAGGTACAGATGCTAAATTGGTGTACGTTATTAAAATGGAAAACACCTATGGCAACAAACAACCTTTTACAGAGAAGATTCCAAGTTCAAATCGTTCTGCCGTAAAATCGCAAGATGTTGATGTACCCTTTAACAATAAAAGTCCTGAATTAAAAAATCCTTTTATAATTCCTGGCATCAGAAATGTTAAGATTGAATCTCAACTCAACCCAAGTTACAGTTTTGAGAACTTCCTTGAGGGAGACTCTAACCGACTGGCCAGAAACGCAGGAATCGCTGTCGCGAATAAACCTGGAGGAACGTCTTTTAATCCCTTATTAATTTTTGGAGGCGTTGGTTTAGGAAAAACGCATTTGGCGCATGCTATTGGTGTGGATATAAAAGACAAATATCCTGAAAAAACAGTACTATATATTTCAGCGGAGAAATTCACCCAACAATATATTGATTCTGTAAAAAAGAACAACAGAAATGATTTTATTCACTTCTATCAAATTATAGATGTACTAATTATTGATGATGTACAGTTCTTATCTGGTAAAACAGGAACGCAAGATGTTTTCTTCCATATTTTCAACCATTTGCACCAAAACGGAAAACAAGTTATTTTAACGAGTGACAAAGCGCCTGTGGATATGCAGGATATTGAACAGCGCTTGTTATCACGTTTTAAATGGGGACTTTCTGCTGAATTGCAAACCCCAGATTTTGAAACTAGAGTTTCTATTTTAAAGAACAAATTATATAGAGATGGTGTTGAAATGCCAGAAGACATTATAGAATATGTGGCTAAACATATTAAAACCAATGTTAGGGAACTGGAAGGTGCCATTATTTCATTAATTGCGCAATCGTCTTTCAATAAAAAAGAAATCACTATCAATCTTGCAAAAGATATCGTAGAGAAGTTTGTTAAAAACACGAAACGTGAAGTATCTATAGACTACATTCAGAAAGTGGTTTCAGATTATTTTCAAATGGATGTGAATACACTTCAATCCAAAACAAGAAAACGTCATATTGTACAGGCACGTCAATTGGCCATGTTCTTTGCTAAAAAATACACCAAAGCATCCTTGGCGAGTATTGGTTCTCAAATTGGGCAACGCGACCATGCTACTGTATTACATGCTTGTAAAACCGTTGACAACTTATCTTCAACAGATAAGCAATTCAGAAAGTATGTTGAAGATCTATCCAAAAAGTTAGCACTTTAA
- a CDS encoding low molecular weight protein-tyrosine-phosphatase, producing MTRILMVCLGNICRSPLAHGILQSKLPETHFYVDSAGTGAYHLGNTPDKRSISVAKKYGLDISTQSARQFKVSDFDTFDYIYAMDQSNYTDIISLARNNNDISKVKLFLEANTSIQNKNMPDPYHGEQSDFEYVYNLVEETCSILAEDLKGHKN from the coding sequence ATGACACGTATCTTAATGGTATGTTTAGGGAATATTTGCCGTTCGCCTTTAGCTCACGGTATTTTGCAATCTAAACTTCCTGAAACTCATTTTTATGTCGATTCCGCAGGCACAGGTGCTTACCATTTAGGAAACACTCCAGACAAACGCTCTATTTCAGTAGCTAAAAAGTATGGTTTGGATATTAGCACACAATCCGCAAGACAATTTAAAGTTTCAGATTTTGATACCTTTGATTATATCTATGCTATGGATCAATCAAACTATACTGACATCATCAGTCTAGCTAGAAATAACAATGATATCAGTAAAGTGAAATTATTCCTTGAAGCCAATACATCCATCCAGAACAAAAATATGCCAGACCCTTATCATGGTGAGCAAAGTGATTTTGAATACGTTTACAATCTTGTTGAGGAGACTTGCTCCATATTGGCAGAAGATTTAAAGGGCCACAAAAACTAA
- a CDS encoding PQQ-dependent sugar dehydrogenase: protein MKTYILLLLIIFLFIPFSYAQDLDLELHASGFNRPVSIKHAGDDKLYIVEQDGLIKIINADGTVESTPFLDIDNLVINTGNERGLLGLAFHPNYAANGYFFVNYINNSGNTEISRFTRDTANPLLADPNSELPILSYTQPYSNHNGGDLAFGSDGYLYISSGDGGSGGDPDDNGQNTLNLLGKILRIDIDATTANENYSIPSSNPFVGDSDVSPEIFAYGLRNPWKFSFDRLTDDMWIADVGQNAYEEINMVSPTEAATGLNYGWRCYEGNGPYNLDDCTDPSAYTYPVSGYAHFSDGAPKCSITGGYRYRGAMYPNFDGLYFFADICSGEIAFLEFNDATGNWDRTFEDFSGQWTAFGEDINGEIYVADLDSGNIYQLTDTTLSIEDDLLSSISIYPNPTKDILNINFGSTNGIDNSTKITIYDIQGKTIKRVQHTGKIIQKVNTSQLSNGIYVLKINTENGIQSTHKLVIN, encoded by the coding sequence ATGAAAACTTACATACTATTACTGTTAATTATATTTTTATTCATTCCTTTTAGCTACGCACAAGATTTGGATCTAGAGCTCCATGCCTCTGGTTTTAATCGACCTGTAAGTATTAAGCATGCTGGTGATGATAAGCTTTATATCGTAGAACAAGATGGTTTAATAAAGATCATTAATGCGGATGGTACGGTTGAAAGTACGCCTTTCTTGGACATTGACAATCTTGTTATAAATACTGGAAATGAGCGAGGCCTTTTAGGTTTGGCTTTTCATCCTAACTACGCTGCAAATGGTTACTTTTTTGTAAACTACATCAACAACTCTGGAAATACTGAAATTTCTAGATTTACTAGAGATACTGCTAATCCTTTACTAGCAGACCCTAATTCAGAACTGCCAATCTTATCCTATACGCAACCTTACAGCAATCATAATGGTGGCGATTTAGCATTTGGTTCTGATGGCTATTTATATATTTCTTCGGGCGATGGTGGCTCTGGTGGAGATCCAGATGATAACGGACAAAATACCTTAAACCTATTAGGCAAAATTCTTAGAATAGATATTGATGCCACCACAGCAAATGAAAATTACAGTATTCCATCGAGTAATCCTTTTGTTGGTGATTCCGATGTAAGTCCGGAGATTTTTGCCTATGGCTTAAGAAATCCTTGGAAATTTTCTTTCGATCGACTAACTGACGACATGTGGATTGCAGACGTTGGTCAAAACGCCTATGAAGAAATTAATATGGTCTCTCCGACCGAAGCAGCTACTGGACTAAATTATGGTTGGAGATGTTATGAGGGCAATGGTCCTTACAACCTAGATGACTGCACTGACCCAAGTGCTTACACCTATCCAGTTAGTGGTTATGCCCATTTCAGTGATGGGGCACCAAAATGCTCAATTACTGGAGGTTATAGATATAGAGGGGCAATGTATCCTAACTTTGATGGTCTGTATTTCTTTGCAGATATCTGTAGTGGTGAAATCGCTTTTTTAGAATTTAATGATGCTACAGGAAATTGGGATAGAACATTTGAAGATTTTTCCGGCCAATGGACCGCCTTTGGTGAAGATATCAACGGAGAAATTTATGTAGCAGATTTGGATTCGGGCAATATTTACCAACTTACCGATACTACTTTAAGTATTGAAGATGATTTATTATCCTCAATATCGATTTATCCAAATCCGACAAAAGACATCTTGAATATTAATTTTGGCTCAACTAATGGCATCGATAATTCAACAAAAATAACAATCTACGACATACAAGGTAAAACCATAAAAAGGGTTCAACACACTGGCAAAATCATTCAAAAAGTAAACACTTCCCAACTCTCTAATGGTATTTATGTTTTAAAAATCAATACTGAAAACGGAATACAAAGCACACATAAACTGGTTATAAATTAA